In a single window of the Tribolium castaneum strain GA2 chromosome 8, icTriCast1.1, whole genome shotgun sequence genome:
- the LOC100142091 gene encoding fatty acyl-CoA reductase wat-like, which produces METSQIANFFKNQTLFLTGGTGFVGKLILEKLLRECPEIKKIILILRPKKGKTSQERFDQLFDLPCFELLKSTNINFSEKVFLVDGDCQEPFLGLSAQNLDLLREEVTCVIHAAANVKFDQSLKEAAFNVRATRDLLELAKQMPNLKSFVYVSTAYSNCLNAHIKEDFYKPPLKHDNLLWLVNFLNDDVLTKITPSLLGPWPNTYVYTKCISEDLVKSASTSLPIAIVRPAIIISAFKEPIPGWIDNFYGVVGLVLGVGLGVIHSLHLKLDAKALLVPVDYVANLILAVTCKTGRDKSKKTRIYNYVKMRRNDLTWGEFLKIIEGYYWNYASVKCIWYYSCQYVESKRWHDIRIFFLHTVLGYVVDFVLFCLGRPTLAVKNYERLNKLLECTSFFAIRNWSFDDSNVRRLWNELSDDDKKTFEFYCDQMDLNSYAFDSIFGGRQFLLKDSQDTIPRARKKVKILFVAHYTLLAIFWFLVYQLLMFLFSLIFL; this is translated from the exons ATGGAAACGAGTCAAATCGCCAACTTCTTCAAAAACCAAACACTTTTCCTAACCGGAGGAACCGGTTTTGTTGGCAAACTAATCCTCGAAAAACTCCTTCGGGAATGTCccgaaatcaaaaaaatcatcctAATTTTGCGCCCCAAAAAAGGCAAAACGTCCCAAGAACGATTCGACCAACTCTTTGACTTGCCT TGTTTCGAATTGCTCAAATCCACGAATATCAACTTTTCGGAGAAAGTCTTTTTGGTCGATGGTGACTGTCAGGAGCCTTTTTTGGGCCTCAGTGCCCAAAATTTGGACTTGTTGCGTGAGGAAGTGACGTGTGTTATCCACGCTGCTGCCAACGTTAAATTCGACCAAAGTCTCAAAGAGGCAGCTTTCAATGTTCGAGCGACTCGAGATTTGCTCGAGTTGGccaaacagatgccaaacttgAAG agcTTCGTTTACGTCTCGACTGCTTATTCCAACTGTTTGAACGCTCACATTAAGGAAGATTTCTACAAACCACCCTTGAAACACGATAATTTACTATGGTTGGTCAATTTTCTCAACGATgatgttttgacaaaaataacaccCTC TTTGTTGGGCCCTTGGCCCAACACTTACGTCTACACCAAATGCATATCTGAGGATTTAGTCAAATCAGCTAGTACTAGCCTCCCGATTGCCATAGTACGCCCAGCTATCA TTATAAGTGCGTTCAAAGAACCAATCCCTGGCTGGATTGATAACTTCTATGGAGTTGTTGGTCTAGTTTTAGGTGTCGGTTTGGGCGTGATACACAGCTTGCATCTAAAATTAGATGCAAAAGCGTTATTAGTACCTGTCGATTatgttgcaaatttaattctcgcAGTCACTTGTAAAACAGGACGTGACAAATCGAAAAAAACACGCATTTATAATTACGTAAAAATGAGGAGGAATGACTTGACTTGGggagaatttttgaaaataatcgaAGGGTACTATTGGAATTATGCGTCCGTTAAATGTATCTGGTACTACAGTTGTCAATACGTCGAGAGCAAACGCTGGCATGACatacgtatttttttcttgcacACGGTTTTGGGATACGTCGTCgattttgtgttgttttgtcTCGGAAGACCTACACT CGCCGTCAAAAATTACGAAAGATTGAACAAACTTTTGGAATGCACTTCGTTTTTTGCGATCCGGAATTGGAGTTTTGACGATTCCAACGTACGACGATTATGGAATGAATTGAGTGATGACGATAAgaaaacttttgaattttattgcgaCCAAATGGATTTGAATAGTTATGCCTTCGATAGTATTTTTGGAGGAAggcaatttttgttgaaggACTCACAAGACACGATTCCTCGTGCGAGGAAAAAAGTGAAGATTTTATTTGTGGCACATTATACTCTCCTTGCAatcttttggtttttggtttACCAGCTTTTGATGTTTCTCtttagtttgatatttttgtga
- the LOC100141599 gene encoding leucine-rich repeat-containing protein 51, with product MSSPKMQIDEKRELETSKPADFSFKKLKLLEATGPEQARASRLGGVPERGAQHKKFLTRSVWLNNNRLKNIKNLDVFIDSILEFPERLGWIDFSFNQLTEIQDTILKFSDLKIVYFHGNCIESLDQILKLKNLKMLKTITFHGNPISNLAHYRNYIIAALPQIDNLDFTPVLKNEKLAPKPAEFLKDVRAIRGTKEVNKGDD from the exons ATGTCGTCCCCCAAGATGCAAATCGACGAAAAGCGCGAATTAGAGACGAGCAAACCGGCGGATTTctccttcaaaaaattaaaactcctCGAAG CGACAGGGCCGGAGCAAGCGCGCGCCTCCCGGCTCGGCGGGGTGCCCGAACGCGGAGCCCAGCACAAAAAATTCCTAACCCGGTCCGTATGGCTTAACAATAATCGGctgaaaaatatcaaaaatttggaCGTGTTTATTGACTCGATTTTGGAGTTTCCCGAACGTTTGGGATGGATCGATTTTTCCTTCAATCAACTGACGGAGATTCAAGACacgattttgaaattttccgATTTGAAAATCGTTTATTTTCACGGGAATTGCATCGAGAGTTTGGACCAGATCCTCAAATTGAAGAATTTGAAAATGCTgaaaactatcacttttcatGGGAATCCCATCTCGAATTTGGCGCATTATAGGAACTATATCATTGCGGCTTTGCCACAA ATCGACAATTTAGATTTTACGCCGGttttgaaaaatgagaaattgGCCCCGAAACCGGCCGAATTTTTGAAGGATGTTCGAGCGATAAGGGGCACCAAGGAGGTGAATAAGGGCGACGATTGA
- the Rilpl gene encoding RILP-like protein homolog: MPRSRYPFDVENMEEEGDFGGEVSVVDVYDIASDIGKECEKIIDQYGADAVTSLMPKVINALELLENLATRNERENTQLHELRLKIAQLENDKLEKAEYRQKFEKELEAIEEQWRSETKELLSVVTRLQEENRRLAKDNSTSPHRQVPPLSPPPNGDMLQKLKDSVEKQRDEIRLKDNLLQEKCHDIENLKSQVERLNNTSRELRRKHKLFQSQVRTLCDERADFLVQLQDQQRDIVGLRQRLGLAQKENEDLAKCDPPVPVNKAVYDLDDPNRPRFTTQELKDILHERNELKARVSDLEDELETYRPKNKSESPVEEDAPVQGPLPYEPDDAPWKKCSESGIRKFFRKIFSESSSGSSFPRRSLSTLSKMALSATNEPVPV; the protein is encoded by the exons ATGCCTCGATCCCGGTACCCCTTCGACGTTGAAAATATGGAAGAAGAGGGTGATTTCGGTGGGGAAGTCAGTGTTGTCGATGTCTATGATATTGCTTCCGATATTGGCAAAGAATGCGAAAAAATCATTGATCAATACGGTGCTGATGCTGTGACTTCGTTAATGCCCAAAGTTATTAACGCCTTAGAATTGCTCGAAAATCTGGCCACACGCAACGAACGCGAAAACACACAATTGCATGAGCTTCGACTGAAAATAGCACAATTGGAAAATGACAAGTTGGAAAAGGCggaatatcggcaaaaatttgaaaaa GAACTGGAAGCCATTGAAGAACAATGGCGTTCTGAAACCAAAGAATTGCTTTCTGTGGTCACACGTCTCCAGGAGGAAAACCGGCGATTGGCCAAAGACAACTCCACGTCTCCCCATCGACAGGTGCCCCCCTTGTCGCCGCCGCCTAACGGCGACATGTTACAGAAGCTGAAAGACAGTGTGGAGAAACAACGCGATGAAATCCGCCTCAAAGACAAtctcctacaagagaaatgccacgatattgaaaatttgaaatcgCAAGTTGAACGTCTGAACAACACGAGTCGAGAGCTTCGCCGCAAACATAAGTTATTCCAAAGCCAAGTGCGCACGTTATGCGACGAAAGGGCCGATTTTCTCGTCCAACTTCAAGACCAACAACGAGATATCGTCGGGTTGAGGCAAAGATTGGGTTTGGCGCAGAAGGAAAACGAAGATCTTGCAAAA TGTGATCCCCCGGTTCCGGTTAACAAAGCCGTCTATGATTTGGACGATCCGAACCGGCCGAGGTTCACTACTCAGGAGCTTAAAGACATATTACACGAACGGAACGAACTCAAAGCGCGTGTTAGTGACTTGGAGGACGAACTCGAGACGTACAGACCGAAAAACAAGTCGGAAag TCCGGTTGAGGAGGATGCGCCTGTTCAAGGGCCTCTGCCGTATGAGCCCGACGACGCCCCCTGGAAGAAGTGTTCAGAGTCGGGGATTAGGAAATT tTTTCGCAAGATCTTTTCCGAAAGCAGCAGTGGGAGTAGTTTTCCTCGGCGTAGCTTATCGACCTTGTCGAAGATGGCTTTATCGGCTACTAACGAACCAGTTCCAGTTTAA
- the LOC100141869 gene encoding fatty acyl-CoA reductase wat produces the protein MSTSDIRDFFKNQTLFLTGGSGFVGKLILEKLLRECPDIKKIFLILRPKKGKTSQQRFDELFDMPCFELLKSMKINISEKVFLVDGDCQEPFLGLSAQNLDLLREEVTCVIHAAANVKFDQSLKEAAFNVRATRDLLELAKQMPNLKSFVYVSTAYSNCLNPHIREDFYEPPLKPENLLSVVNSLDDDVLTKITPSLLGPWPNTYIYTKSITEDLVKSASTSLPIAIVRPAIIVGSIKEPVPGWIDNFYGVVGIVLAASLGVLRSLNAKLDAIAPIVPVDYVANVIIAAACKTGREQPKFPVIYNYVRFGKNSQLTWDQFMKKVEPECWNAACDKVVWYFGFKLRENKTWHNIYIFFTHTVVAHIVDFVLLCVGRPTLAVKNYERLNKLLDLISYFSTRSWTFDTDNVTKLWHEMSDDDKNRFEFHLDSVDWNSFAHDSVFGGRKFLLKESLDTIPKGKRKLRILFFAHYTLMAVFWFLMYKFVRFLFGSSF, from the exons ATGTCCACGAGTGACATacgtgattttttcaaaaaccagACACTTTTCCTAACCGGAGGTTCGGGTTTTGTCGGTAAACTAATTCTAGAAAAACTCCTACGAGAATGTCCCGacatcaaaaaaatcttcCTGATTTTGCGTCCGAAAAAGGGCAAAACGTCCCAACAACGCTTCGACGAACTGTTCGACATGCCT tGTTTCGAATTACTCAAATCGATGAAAATCAACATCTCGGAGAAAGTTTTTTTGGTGGACGGTGATTGTCAAGAGCCTTTTTTGGGCCTCAGTGCCCAAAATTTGGACTTGTTGCGCGAGGAAGTGACGTGCGTTATCCATGCTGCGGCCAATGTTAAATTCGACCAAAGTCTCAAAGAGGCAGCTTTCAATGTTCGAGCGACTCGAGATTTGCTCGAATTGGccaaacagatgccaaacttgaag AGTTTTGTCTACGTCTCGACGGCTTATTCCAACTGCCTTAACCCTCACATTAGGGAAGATTTTTACGAACCACCCCTAAAACCCGAAAACTTACTCTCGGTGGTGAATTCCCTCGATGACGATGTTTTGACGAAAATAACACCATC TTTGTTGGGCCCTTGGCCCAACACTTACATCTACACCAAATCCATAACTGAGGATTTAGTCAAATCAGCTAGTACTAGCCTCCCGATTGCCATAGTACGCCCAGCTATCA TTGTAGGTTCGATCAAAGAACCAGTCCCTGGCTGGATTGACAACTTTTACGGAGTTGTTGGTATAGTTCTAGCTGCATCTTTGGGCGTTTTGAGGAGTCTGAATGCAAAACTAGACGCCATAGCACCCATAGTACCGGTCGATTATGTCGCCAATGTAATCATAGCAGCGGCTTGTAAAACCGGAAGAGAACAACCGAAATTCCCGGTCATTTACAACTACGTCCGCTTTGGCAAAAACAGTCAACTCACTTGGG accaatttatgaaaaaagtgGAGCCCGAATGTTGGAACGCAGCGTGTGATAAAGTCGTTTGGTACTTCGGCTTCAAACTACGCGAAAATAAGACTTGGCACaacatttacatatttttcacGCACACTGTTGTGGCCCACATTGTTGATTTCGTCCTGCTCTGTGTCGGAAGACCGACTTT AGCTGTGAAAAATTACGAACGTCTCAATAAACTGCTCGACTTGATTTCGTATTTCTCGACCCGGAGCTGGACTTTTGACACTGATAATGTTACAAAATTGTGGCACGAAATGAGCGATGATGATAAGAACAGATTTGAGTTTCATTTGGATTCGGTCGACTGGAATTCGTTTGCCCACGACAGTGTTTTCGGAGGAAGAAAATTCCTTCTGAAGGAAAGTCTCGATACTATTCCAAAAGGAAAACGGAAACTTagaattctgttttttgcgcATTATACTCTAATGGCCGTGTTTTGGTTTCTCATGTATAAATTTGTAAGGTTTTTGTTTGGTTCCTCTTTCTAA
- the LOC135266850 gene encoding putative fatty acyl-CoA reductase CG5065 has protein sequence MEPNQIVNFFKNQTLFLTGETGFVGKLILEKLLRETPEIKKIILNQPKYNKKNSKKCFELFKTKKIYISEKVFLVDGDCQDHFLGLSAQNLDLLREEVTCVIHAAANVKFDQSLKEAAFNVRATRDLLELAKQILNLKSFVYVSTAYSNCLNPHIREDFYNQPLKPENLLSVVNSLDNDVLTKITPSLLGPWPNTYIYTKSITEDLVKSASTSLPIAIVRPAIIVGSIKEPVPGWIDNFYGVVGIVLAASLGVLRSLNAKLDAIAPIVPVDYVANVIIAATCKT, from the exons ATGGAACCGAACCAAATCgtcaactttttcaaaaaccaaACACTTTTCCTAACCGGAGAAACAGGCTTTGTTGGCAAACTGATCCTGGAAAAACTCCTCCGAGAAACTCccgaaatcaaaaaaatcatcctAAACCAA ccaaaatataacaaaaaaaacagcaaaaaatgtttcgaattattcaaaacgaaaaaaatctaCATTTCGGAGAAAGTCTTTTTAGTGGACGGTGATTGTCAAGACCATTTTTTGGGCCTCAGTGCCCAAAATTTGGACTTGTTGCGCGAGGAAGTGACGTGTGTTATCCACGCTGCTGCCAATGTTAAATTCGACCAAAGTCTCAAAGAGGCAGCTTTCAATGTTCGAGCGACTCGAGATTTGCTCGAATTGGCCAAACAGATACTAAACTTGaag agtttcgtctacgtctcgaCGGCTTATTCCAACTGTCTTAACCCTCACATTAGGGAAGATTTTTACAACCAACCCCTAAAACCTGAAAACTTACTCTCGGTTGTGAATTCCCTGGACAATGATGTTTTGACGAAAATAACACCATC TTTGTTGGGCCCTTGGCCCAACACTTACATCTACACCAAATCCATAACTGAGGATTTAGTCAAATCAGCTAGTACTAGCCTCCCGATTGCCATAGTACGCCCAGCTATCA TTGTAGGTTCGATCAAAGAACCAGTCCCTGGCTGGATTGACAACTTTTACGGAGTCGTTGGTATAGTTCTAGCTGCATCTTTGGGCGTTTTGAGGAGTCTGAATGCAAAACTAGACGCCATAGCACCCATAGTACCGGTCGATTATGTCGCCAATGTAATCATAGCAGCGACGTGTAAAACCTGA
- the LOC103313777 gene encoding homologous recombination OB-fold protein, which produces MFESDTDFDFGDDLGLNFDKINKHQSHSPPKRPKTVNAPVKRKFPGPAGLLDLENTKNEVIPCSQMSFSVFQAAPWLQMCRDHETLIDQFDINWIKGAATREELPNRKAPFLGAIIKSVECFEGKNTIVKVVLKDPTGEIQGSIIHNLFEEYSEFLVADSVIVLRQFSVITTSSGNHYLTITPNNLVAIYSSSGVKKLQEVSNEGPKKPTETKPKDEEIWAKALDGVDLDSLFDDF; this is translated from the exons ATGTTCGAAAGTGATACCGACTTTGATTTTGGTGAT GACTTGGGtttaaatttcgataaaattaacaaacacCAGAGTCATTCGCCCCCCAAACGCCCCAAAACAGTAAATGCCCCCGTTAAGCGTAAATTCCCAGGACCTGCGGGGCTCCTTGACTTGGAAAACACGAAAAATGAG GTCATTCCGTGCTCCCAAATGTCTTTCTCCGTGTTCCAGGCAGCCCCCTGGCTCCAAATGTGCCGCGACCACGAAACGTTAATCGACCAGTTTGATATTAATTGGATTAAGGGGGCGGCAACTCGCGAGGAATTGCCAAATCGCAAGGCCCCATTTCTGGGGGCTATCATTAAAAGCGTCGAATGTTTCGAGGGGAAAAACACCATTGTTAAAGTTGTCTTGAAAGACCCCACGGGGGAGATTCAGGGCTcaataattcataatttatTTGAGGAGTATTCGGAATTTTTAGTTGCCGATTCTGTGATTGTTTTGAGACAGTTTAGTGTCATTACAACTAGTTCAGGTAATCACTACTTGACCATAACTCCAAATAATTTGGTGGCGATTTATTCGAGTTCGGGGGTCAAAAAACTACAAGAGGTGTCCAATGAGGGGCCCAAAAAACCAACCGAAACTAAGCCAAAAGACGAAGAAATTTGGGCAAAGGCACTCGATGGGGTCGATCTTGACTCgctttttgatgatttttga